In Euphorbia lathyris chromosome 10, ddEupLath1.1, whole genome shotgun sequence, the DNA window ACCAAGAAAGTAGatgaaattaaggaaaaagtgaaGGAAATGCTAATTCAGTCTACAAAAGAATTAAGTTATAACATTGAATTCATCGACCTATTATGTCGTCTTGGCGTATTTTATCATTTTGAGGATGAAATCGATACACAACTAGATCATATTTTCACGATTCTCCCAAACGTCCTGGAGGATAATAACTATGAGCTATCTACTTTGGCAACTTTATTCCGAGTCTTACGACAACATGGATATAAAATGAGCTCTGGTACGTAAATACATAATTTTCAATTACAATTAATATTCCATTAGCGTAAAACCTtcaattaattttgttttacaCTTATACGAATTATCAGATGTGTTTAAGAAATTCAAGGATGTCGATGGAGAATTCAAGAGCAGTATGATCAATGACGTGAAAGGACTCCTTTGCTTGTATGAAGCTTGTTTTCTAGCAATACATGGTGAAGATATATTAGATGAAGCACTTAGTTTTGCAAGAAAACATCTTGAAACTATAGCTGAAAATTCAAGCCAGCATCTTCAGAAACATATAAGAAACGCTTTGATTTCGCCATGTCATCACAACATGGCAAGGCAAGATACTTTGAATTATATATCATTCTATGAAGCAGATGAATCTCCGAATGAAACTCTTCTCAAATTTGCAAAGTTAGATTTTAATCGAGTACAATTAATCTACAGAAAAGAGTTGGCTTCAGTTTCAACGTAAGTGAAACTGTTAAGTATTTTACATTAATTAGCTATATATAGcggtaatttttttatttataagtgTGAGTCAATCCTCTTCTACTTTCATAACAAAAATGAAGATGTGAAAatgatttatattatatattaggtGGTGGAAAAATACAAGTATCGTGGAAAATCTTCCGTATGCAAGAGATAGAATTACAGAGGCATATATATGGGCAATTGGAAACATGTTTGAGCCTCAATACGGTCTTTCTCGAATGCTTTTATGTAAGCATGTACAGTTGGAAGCAGTGGTCGATGACACGTATGATTCATATGCTACCATGGATGAAGTCAAACAATTTGCGGCTGCACTAGAAAGGTAATTGTATTATAGATGATAGAAATCGTTCTAAAACCGTCAATTATATCCTTAACATAAATTGAAAACGTCAACCGATATCACTCTcgtaattgaaataaaatttggtatagttattttatattttcaattcgTTTTGGATTAGTATTGTTTCGGTTATCAATTcagttttagtaaaaaaaatcacCTAAACTGAACCAAAATTTGTATATTAATACcgaagtaattttttttatatgtgtatatataatatttatccGGTTAGgtttagttgatttttttttactaaaactcAAACTGAAATTATCATACAATACTAatcaaaaccaaactaaaatataaaacaactaAACCGGCAACCGAAATTTAAAATATACGTAAattattgattaattgataaatataaaaattgattgATGTTTATCTTacatgttttacttttttttcaaaatgtaCACCAGGTTCACTGCGGATAGTATCGATGAGTTGCCGGAGTATATGCAATTTTTACTAAGGTGTATCTTAAAGTTTTTTGAAGACACGGAGAAGGATGTCACTGAAAAATGCTCTTATAAAGCCTCTTATTCTAGGGAAATGGTAATTAATTATGGATTATGtatatacataaataatttataagttCTTCGGTTTGTACATATTCCACTACTAAATACTccttcgtttaaaaaaaatagagtttttgaattttgataaaactaattattttttcatccgtccattaattttataataatttttatcttatatttattttttttttgctttttctacaaAAGGAGTATGAATACTGATTTCTCaatttttatatcattaatttatataaatatattctcaaaaaaaaaataataatttatataaatattatttaattaaattatttttttcgaaaaatatctttttttatttatattaatgtatgaaaaataatattagtaataaattatattttatttactgtgtttttttattaaaataagcaattaaatttataataatataatattttaatttgataataatGAACATATCTTTTTTTAGCGAAAAATAATGAACATATCTTTCATATAATATTGTTGTTATTCTATATAgtgtttataatatatatatatatatatatatatatatatatcgataatatatttaaaaaattattttaataaataattacatACAAAATGATAAGTTTACCTATCTACTATAATTAATTGGTGTTCtataatatttgataaattaatatattattgttactgaTTATTACATGCTAcattaaaaaaagtaagatTAACTATATTTTACTAAACTAATTGAGGTTGATTTGAGTAGTTAAAGGTTTCAAGACGCTTAAACTAGATATCTCGAGTTCCAGTcataatatacatataaaatttaatttgaagACGATCCACCTAAAAACTATCCGAAAAGCTTCGTATCGAGCActcaaataaattattaaaaaataacatGTATTTTTTTAGGAAGAAATAACctgtattaaaattaattattaattattttataaattttgttttttccgATTAGGATTAATGTCTAATTTATGTCTCATTTAagtgataattaattaattaattaaatattcaaTAACAAATAccgtataaaataaatattatataaaccatatatttattatttcaaattaaaatacTAAGTTATTATAGATTTTGTTACgtatttttaactaaaaatgcaataaataatatcataattttattattaatattacttTCCAAGCttgtattaatataataa includes these proteins:
- the LOC136207999 gene encoding terpene synthase 5-like, which gives rise to MAKPEQDVLRGASRNVPAGIWGYSFASISPLDSEMESYTKKVDEIKEKVKEMLIQSTKELSYNIEFIDLLCRLGVFYHFEDEIDTQLDHIFTILPNVLEDNNYELSTLATLFRVLRQHGYKMSSDVFKKFKDVDGEFKSSMINDVKGLLCLYEACFLAIHGEDILDEALSFARKHLETIAENSSQHLQKHIRNALISPCHHNMARQDTLNYISFYEADESPNETLLKFAKLDFNRVQLIYRKELASVSTWWKNTSIVENLPYARDRITEAYIWAIGNMFEPQYGLSRMLLCKHVQLEAVVDDTYDSYATMDEVKQFAAALERFTADSIDELPEYMQFLLRCILKFFEDTEKDVTEKCSYKASYSREMLKELARSYLVEKLWQNDGVVPSFDEYMPIGKVSSTFGFVTSAVLQGIENMGIKEILWIRNSPPMVDSTLYFGRLMNDIAERKDETKREDFPKGMDCYMKQYGVSRHEAIEAILRLLDDKWKVMNEDSFKQTTVPKILRKYIFNFARMSMVFYRERDYFTYESSSKESIEAMFINPIPM